Genomic window (Phragmites australis chromosome 5, lpPhrAust1.1, whole genome shotgun sequence):
acATTAATCCAGTGCATCACACTAGTGCATATTTTTGTTACGGAATTGCTGTTGATGAACAAGAAGGCAATGCAAAGAAAGGCATTACACAACCCATGCGCTACAGATATATAGCAGCTAATAAAAAATACACCTTCTTACCTTGATtaaaagagtgccaaaaaactGATAATGCAGTAACAAGGTTACTAGCATGTTTTTGGAACACTACAGACCAAAACTGCAGTGCTAAAGCCTTTATCCAGCTATGCAATTTTCAACGCATTGCATTGAAATCCTTTTTGACAGACTTGTACATCAAAGATGCAAATACTAACAACTTGCAAATAATTTACAGTAGAGGTCCAAAACTTAAAAAATGAACCTGCTGATTTACTGGACAGGAACACTTGCACATTTTGAAAGATGAAATTTATCTTCTAACAACAGTATGAAGCaaaagcaacaaaacaactaaTGAGTTGCTAAGAAATATATCATCTTGGAATAACTAGAATGCCACAAAAGAATTATATCATACTTACATGTTCCAGCCTGAGGCATCCACATATGGATGCCACAGCCCATGTGGATAAAGCCGTCGATTCCTCCTCGGCAAAGAGTGCATTACGCATCTGGAAAATGGATGACATTCAGGCATACTAGTCGTATATTTCAGGACACTATATTTATCAGACATAGTGTCATCACACCAAAATAGGTCAATCCTAAATGCATAATGTGGCAATGCATCAGCATACCTCAGCAACCTCTAAGCTTGTATCACGTGACCTAAGCTCAACAGTAGAACCAGCAATATGAAGAACTGTTTCACCCGGCCGGTGAAAACTCAAAGGATGCAAGTGCTCCAAGGGATGAAATGTAAGTGATGAACCCCTGGCAGGACACTGCAGCTGGTAGTACTGGCAGACAACTTGCAGAGAACCATACTTTTTTGCCTGGAGAAAACTCTTTTAAGTtaacaaacaaaacaaatcCAGAAAAAGAGGATAATGAACATAATTTTGCCTGAGCTCATGCATAAACCTTAgcccattgcagtatgttgttGTGTCTAACTAAGTCTCCATGACCAATTGAAGATGGCTCCTCCGAATCCAATTCATTGGTGTCACTTCTGAAATTTCCGCCTTCAGAAGGAGAATCTTGGGAACTGCAGTAAATGACGGTAACTATCTTATGACTCTAATTAGGCACTGGTGATCATGTAAAGAAGCATTGCAAATGATATTAGGTCATGCTTAACTGTTAGGTGTCAACAGTCAATAACTGGAGTAAAAGGATGAATTTTTTAGGGAAGTAAAAGGATGATTTCGATTAGAATTAAAATTCAAGGAGCAGCACAATTGTTCTTTGCCAACCTTCATTGATTTTCAACCTCTATGTGATTAAAGAGCGTTCGCTTtcgttcaaaataaaaaataataataataaagagTTGATACACCAATGGGTACTAAAGCTAGGAATGAGGTCAACATTTTTTTCACAAACAGGAATGCAAAAATAAACTGATAACAGTAATAAGATTCATTTTTCACTTGTACTAAGGTCAACAGCGTGTTAGTGGCTCATTTATGTGGGCATACCATACCTAGGAGATGATTCACAATCTTCACAAACGCGAGATCGCATAAGCGGCAAAATAATATCACTAATAAAAAGGTCAAGCTGCTCATCATCCACATTTCCCTGTGGAGAATCATCACAATTCTTCTTCGCGCCAGATTCATTCTGGATATCTGGTGCAGAATAAAGTTCATGATGCTTAACTCCAGATTGATCCGATGATGTATCTTCTGGAACACAATGATCAGACCCTTCAGGAGTATCACAACGAGTGACCAGTTCCGTTACACGATCACTCTGTTCGTCGGTGCTACAAGAACTATTTCTCTGGTGGACTTCGTTAGAGGCAAATTCAAGTTGGTTCTCTCTGCAACCAGAACTGCTGTCAGTATCAGACTGCTCCTTTGAAGAAACTCCTACACTTGATTCAGATGATCCATCCACATCTATTGTGTTACCATGAAAATACTGTTTCTCTGCCGTAACTTCAGTTCCTTTACAAATATCATTCTCCTTACAGGTTTCCTCAAGTGATAATGAAGTTAGCATGCTAACACCATCTGTGAGCCATTGGAGTCGTTCTTCCATAAGAATACTGCATAAGAAATATGGCAGCTACTTATGAACGGCAGATGCAAAAGAAGTAACATCAAGTAGAATATCAATATTGAGAGTGATACCATCAAAACCTCGAGGATTAGCATTACTATTGCTATGCAACTAAATGAAATTCTAAACATCAGTAATCACACATAAAGAAAGAAACTAacctaaaaataaatataaacgCAAAGTAGATGATTCATACAGGTGTCAAATTCAGATACAAGAAATACGACACGATAAAGATATGATGATTTCGCAACAAACTACCTCTGCAACATCCCAAAATGCAGTTCAAAGAACGGAAGTCTGGACATGATGCAATAACACCGGGGCGTAGTTATCACATAACGACTCCGACGAGGAAAGGTGGTTTTTTCGTTCATGAGCATTGAAACCAGCTTTGATGGTCTCTGCACAATCTCTTCAACCAATACACAGCATCCATATAATGTAGAGTCATCAGCAACCTGCAATCTCTCAATCATCAGCAACCTGGTACAGCGAAAGgatgcagtggagaaacataTAGATATACCTGTAAACGGAACACAAAAGATTGGTTGCTTTCTTTAAGCTGTTCCTGAAATAGGCAATACAGATTATAAGattcacaaataaaaaaataaaaaatcagataATGGCTACTTGCAAGTAGAACTAATAAAGGAAAGAGGTTAGAGATATCAACTGattgaaataataaaaaaaaatcgcaaACATAGCTGAGAAAACCACCTGCCCCAGGAGAATTTCATTCAGCTCACTGAATGAAGGAGTCCGTTCAACAGCACGAACCTAATGGAAACATAGACACAGTTAAAATATCTGATTGCTTAACAAGAAAGGTTTGATTAAAAAATTTGTATGGAGGACAGGAAGCTAAACAGACTCATTGTGCTGTTGACTAATTCCAGGTACTGCTGGTTATTTGCAGTACATTGTCCTCAGCTCTTTCATAGCATAAAAAGACACCTGAAGACATGACTGCATCTATTACGTCCAATAACTATTTGAAAACCTCATGAGGACTTGCTAACGTGTGTTCCTGTTTATGCTCATTGATCAACCTTTATATCCTCAACAAGTTTTCGTATTTCTATATAAGCACACTATTTGCCCGCTATGTTTTCTCTCATAAGCACTGTTATGTAAATGACTGCTATTGTGCCATGCATCACTTACATCTGAACATAACTAAAAACCCTAACCGGTTGGcagattccaatattatgagcTGAACCAAGCCAGTTAAAAGAAACAACAATAGTGTCGGTGTGGTGCATAAATTTGGTTTTGAGGGAACCATTCATGAGTATTGACAAAAGCATCATCAAGTGCTAACTGCTAAGTGCCAAAACAAAGTTACAAAACACATGCAAGCAATAATGCAGGAGAAATAAAAGTTGTATCAAGAGTCAAGAGCCCAATGCATAATGAAGGATAAATATAAGCAGTACTGGGTGGCAAGCACTCAATG
Coding sequences:
- the LOC133919915 gene encoding uncharacterized protein LOC133919915 isoform X3, coding for MVDKNDGSESLKFNTSHLIQSTEEVARAFITAASAATAQSARPSVVYSSKDESGSPMQKLQQQFSKILKGFSTSPDVSGPYNPEVLTTQKRQWLRFQLKSLGNRCIREPSHLFESIVIVGLPPQADIHELENIALGRNDEDGKRSRNIFGNSHHQVHAISNLEPQVLFAYPPEKPLPLKYKDTLSFCLPGGVQVRAVERTPSFSELNEILLGQEQLKESNQSFVFRLQVADDSTLYGCCVLVEEIVQRPSKLVSMLMNEKTTFPRRSRYVITTPRCYCIMSRLPFFELHFGMLQSILMEERLQWLTDGVSMLTSLSLEETCKENDICKGTEVTAEKQYFHGNTIDVDGSSESSVGVSSKEQSDTDSSSGCRENQLEFASNEVHQRNSSCSTDEQSDRVTELVTRCDTPEGSDHCVPEDTSSDQSGVKHHELYSAPDIQNESGAKKNCDDSPQGNVDDEQLDLFISDIILPLMRSRVCEDCESSPSSQDSPSEGGNFRSDTNELDSEEPSSIGHGDLVRHNNILQWAKAKKYGSLQVVCQYYQLQCPARGSSLTFHPLEHLHPLSFHRPGETVLHIAGSTVELRSRDTSLEVAEMRNALFAEEESTALSTWAVASICGCLRLEHVMTLFAAALLEKQIVIVCSNLGMLSASVLSIIPLIRPYHWQSLLIPVLPIDMMDFLDAPVPYIVGVQNKTTDILNRLANAVVIDANRNQIKSASVPQLPQQRELLSALRPYHSRLVGESYLARKRPVYECTDAQVEAAKGFLAVLRDYLDTLCSNLRSHTITNVQSNNDKVSLLLRESFIGSFPSRDRPFMKLFVDTQLFSVQTDLVLSFYQKD
- the LOC133919915 gene encoding uncharacterized protein LOC133919915 isoform X4; translated protein: MLMNEKTTFPRRSRYVITTPRCYCIMSRLPFFELHFGMLQSILMEERLQWLTDGVSMLTSLSLEETCKENDICKGTEVTAEKQYFHGNTIDVDGSSESSVGVSSKEQSDTDSSSGCRENQLEFASNEVHQRNSSCSTDEQSDRVTELVTRCDTPEGSDHCVPEDTSSDQSGVKHHELYSAPDIQNESGAKKNCDDSPQGNVDDEQLDLFISDIILPLMRSRVCEDCESSPSSQDSPSEGGNFRSDTNELDSEEPSSIGHGDLVRHNNILQWAKAKKYGSLQVVCQYYQLQCPARGSSLTFHPLEHLHPLSFHRPGETVLHIAGSTVELRSRDTSLEVAEMRNALFAEEESTALSTWAVASICGCLRLEHVMTLFAAALLEKQIVIVCSNLGMLSASVLSIIPLIRPYHWQSLLIPVLPIDMMDFLDAPVPYIVGVQNKTTDILNRLANAVVIDANRNQIKSASVPQLPQQRELLSALRPYHSRLVGESYLARKRPVYECTDAQVEAAKGFLAVLRDYLDTLCSNLRSHTITNVQSNNDKVSLLLRESFIGSFPSRDRPFMKLFVDTQLFSVQTDLVLSFYQKD